CCAGGACGCGACGTTCCGGCTGACGGATCCGGCGGCCTGTGACCGGGGCATCGCGCTGGAGGTCCGGAGTGGGAATTCGAGTCCTGGCTGCGTCCAGGTCTCGCTCCAGGATGGCGACAAGCGGCTGCTCTCGTCCACGCAGTTGCTGGGGCCGACACAGGTCACGCCGACGCAGTCGCGCGGATTGCGCATCCTGCTCTCCGAGGCGCAGGGGACTAAGTTCCGGCTGCTCGCGGAGTCCTTCGCGGGCAATGCGTGCGACGGCGTTGCGACCACGAAGCTCCTGCGGTTCGTCGAGGTTCCCCAGGGCAAGGTGCAGAGCGTCCAGCTTGACGTGTCCCAGAGCGACGAGGACGGTGATGGTCATCCGTCCATCGCCACGGGCGGCGCGGACTGCGACGACGCGAACGCGGACATCCACCCGGGCGCGGAGGAACTGTGCGACGGCGTGGACAACAACTGCGTGGACGGCGAGGCGGATGCCCCGGGCATGCGGACGTGGTTCCTCGATGAGGATGGCGATGGCTACGGCGTGGCCATGATGGCGTGCGTGCAACCCACAGGGCTCCTGGCGGACCAGGGCGGCGACTGTGACGACACGGACCGCTTCGTTCATCCCGGTCAGAGCGAACTGCGCTGTGACGGCCGTGACGACAACTGCGACGGCGCGAAGGATGAAGGGCTGCCCATCCTGACCTGGTTCCGGGACGCGGATGGGGACGGATATGGCGACGTGACCCAGGCTGTTTCAGGTTGCGCGGCTCCCGCGGGCCATGTGGCCATCGCCACGGACTGCGATGACACCAACGCAGCCATCCGGCCCGGAGTCGCTGAAACCAAAGACCTCAAGGACAACAACTGCAATGGAGCAATGGATGAATGGCTCTACCCAGGCCCGCGCCTGTCCGCAGGCTTTCAATGCAATATCGCACTGACCACCGCAGGACATGCCTGGCTATGGGGAAGAGGTGCAAACACATCAAATGCCACCCCGACGCGAATTCCAAACCTGGCAGGCGTGGCTGCCCTTGAGGATGGTGATTTGCACTCCCTGGCACTGATGCAGGACGGCACCGTCTGGGCATGGGGTACCAGTTTTGAAGGGCAAGTCGGATGCGGGCTCCAGGAATGCCAGTATGTTCCGGCACCAGTCCAGGGCCTTGAAAACTTCACGGCGATTGCCGCCGGAGCACGCCATTCAGTGGCGCTCAAGCGAGATGGCACCGTGTGGGCATGGGGTAACAATGACTGGGGCCAATTGGGTGATGGCACGATGACTCGTCGCTATGCTCCCGTCCAGGTCAACGGTATGACGGGGGTCATCGCCATTGCCGCGCGCGATTACAAGTCAGTGGCTCTGAGGTCGGACGGCACCGTCTGGAACTTGTTCAGTCTCGGCTCTGGCCCGACCCCATCGCAGGTACCGGGGTTGACGGGAGTCATTGCGATCTCCTCAGGATTCAATCATGACATGGGATTGAAGGCGGACGGCACCGTCTGGATATGGGATCGCTTTGTTGGACAGGTCCCACAACAGGTCCCTACCTTGACGAGCGTGACAGCCATTTCAGGCGGCGGCCGTCACCTGCTCGCGCTGAAGCGGGACGGTACCGTCTGGGCGTGGGGCGACAACAACGCAGGTCAGCTTGGAGATGGGACAACCACTCCGCATGACACCCCCGTGAAGGTCACGGGACTTACAGATGTCGCAGCGATATCCGCTGGCGGCGAACATTCCGTCGCCGTGAAGCAAGATGGGAGCATCTGGGGTTGGGGCTTCAATGCTGCTGGGCTGATCGATGATTCGGAATCGGACGTCCTCGTTCCGAAGCAGATCGCCTCCCCCGGTGCCTGGAGCCTGACTTCGCAGTGACCTGACCCGTCACTCCGCCGCGAGGTTGAGCTTGAAGACGTTGTCCTGCCCGGCCTTCACTTCGAAGGACCGGGTCACGTCCTTGCCCAGCTCCCTGTTCACCACGCGCACCTGATGCACGCCCTCTGTCGCCTCCACGGCGGCGAAGGGCGTCTGTCCCAGGGGCTTGCCGTCCAGGGACACCATGCCGAACGGACGGACGCGGAACTCCACCCTGCCCTTCGGGAGCGCGCGACGGACCGGCGGCGTGGACGTGCTGGCCACCACGGGCTTCGCGATGACCGGAGTGCGCGGAGCCGGCACCACCTCCGCCACCACGCCCGCGTCGCGCACCTCGGAGGCGGTCTCCGTCGCGGGCTTCACTTCTGCCACGACGGCAGGAGTGCCGCTGTCCACCGTCTCGGCGGCCACCGGTTCCACGCGCGTCGCCGGAACGACGGGGGTTACCTTCGGCTCCCGCGGCGTCGTGGGCGCCTGATCATTCCGAGCCACCAGCGTGGGCGTACTCACAGGCGCGGAGGGCTCCTCCCCCTTCCCCAGGAGCGCCAGTCCCCCAGCGAGCCCCACCACGCTCACCGCCACCATCACGCCCACCAGCTTCCGCCGGGGCGAGCGCACCGCTCCCGCGAGCACGGGCTGCTCGGAGGCAGCCCCCTTCGAGACATTCGGAGGCGGCGCCCCGGACTCCCGCAGCAGGCTCCCCGCCGACGGCGTCGCGGGGTCCGTCGCCGCGTCGAACCGGCTCGACGGCATGTCGTGTCCGGAGGCGGTGACAGCGGGCGCCTCCATCGAGGAGCGCGAGGCCAACGGCTCCCACGCCGTGCCTGCGCGATGGGGCATGGGCGTCGTCGCCGCTTCCACCACGGGCGCCAAGGGCGCCGTCACCCGCCCCTTCGCGGGCGTGTGCGCGACGGGCGTCGCCTCCACCCCTTCCATCACCTGCGCCACCAGCCGTGCAATCTGATACGCGCCCACCGGCTCACCCAGCGACAGCACGAAGCGCTCCAGGTCCGCCTGGAACGCGCGGCAGTCCGCGTAGCGCTGCTCCCGGTCCTTCGCGAGCGCCTTCTCCAGGATGCGCTGCATCGCCTCCGGCAGGTCCGGCCGGCGCTGCACCGCGGGCACGAAGGGCTCGAAGAGGATGGCCTGCATCATGCTCACGTCCGTCGTCGCGTCGAACGGGCGCTTCCCGGTGAGCAGCTCGTAGAGCACGATGCCCAGCGCGTACACGTCCACGCGCCCATCCATGGGCCTCGCCTGGAGCTGCTCCGGCGGCATGTACGCGACCTTCCCCTTCACCACGCCCGTCGCCGTGCGGTGACTCTGCCCCGCCACCTTCGCGATGCCGAAGTCCACCACCTTCACCGCGCCCTGCCGCGACACCAGCACGTTCTCCGGGCTGATGTCCCGGTGCACCAGCCCCAGCGGCGCGCCCGTCTCCGCATCCGCCAGTTCGTGCGCGAACGCGAGCCCCTCCGCCGCGGCGGCCACCATCTTCGCGCACACGCCCAAAGGCAGCGGCTGCTTCAGCTCCATGGAGCGCTTGATGAGCCTGCGCAGCGTGGGCCCGTCGATGTACTCCATCGCCAGGAAGTAGCTGCCGTCCACCTCGCCGAAGTCGAAGATCTGCACCACGTTCGGGTGGTCCAGCCGGGCGGCCAGCTGCGCCTCGCCCAGGAACATCTCCACGAACGCTTCATCCTCCGCCAGGTGCGGCAGGATGCGCTTGAGCACCAGCGTCTTCTCGAAGCCCCGGGGCCCCGCGGCCTTCGCGAGGAACACCTCGGCCATGCCTCCCGAGGCGAGCTTCCGCACCAGCTGGTACTTCCCCAATTGCATGGACCCAAAGCTTTCCCATGGTTCACTGGAAAAGTGAAACCCTCCGCGCGAGCGAGCGTCCGGTGGCATGAGCAAGCCACCAGGATGTTTGACCGTGACGTGACGTGGTCCGTAGGATCCGCGCTCCCATGCCTCCCAAGGCCATTGGTCCCTACCGCGTGCTGGAAACGCTCGGCAGTGGCGGGGCCGGGACCGTCTATCGGGCCCTGGACCGCCGCAGCAACGACGAGGTCGCGCTGAAGCTCCTGTCGACGGGTGGCCCGTCGCTGGACGACCGCGCGGCACGCAGACTCGCGCGCGAATTCGAGACGCTCGCGGACCTGGCCCACCCCAACGTGGTGAAGGTCTTCGAGGCCGGCGTCCACGCGGGCCAGCCGTACCTGGCCATGGAGCTCATCGAAGGGCTCACCCTGCGCCACTACCTGGACGTGAGCTTCAACGACCTGCACACGCCCACGCCGTCGTCGCGCTTCCCGCTCACCCTCCGCCGCACCGCGGACGACGACTTCGGCAGCGTCGACAGCCCGGACGAGGAAGAGGACGACGACGTCGACGACGGCACCTTCGACCTCAACGCCTTCGCGGAGGAAGCCCCCAGCGAGGACCTGGCCAGCTTCCACGGTGCCGGTGAAGACGACTCGGATTCGGACGGGATGCCCGTGGTGGATCCGCGAAGGGCCGCGCCGCGCGCGCCGCAGCCCCCCGCCCTCCCCGCCACGCCGAAGATGGCGGACCTCAACCGCCCGGAGCGCATGGGCAAGCTGAAGGACGCCATGCTCCAGGTGTGCGAGGCCCTGGCGTACATCCACGGCCACGGGCTGGTGCACCGGGATTTGAAGCCGTCCAACATCATGGTGGACGACGACCGCCAGGTGCGGCTGATGGACTTCGGCCTGGCCAAGTTCCTCGCGGACGACGCGGGCATCACCGCGGACGGCAAGCTGGTGGGCACGTACCGGTACATGGCCCCGGAGCAGATCCTGGGCGAGCCGCTGGATGGGCGCTCGGACCTGTACAGCCTGGGCGTCATCCTGTACGAGCTGATGAGCGGGCGTCCGCCGTTCGACGCGAAAACGCCGCACGAGCTGTGGCGCCAGGTGCTGGAGACGGAACCTCCGCCGCTGCTCGCGCTCAACCTGCATGGCGACCCGCAGCTGGCGCGGGTGGCCCATCGCCTCATCCGCAAGGAGCCGGACGACCGGTTCCAGACGGCCGAGGAAGTGTACGAGGCCCTCTCCGAGTGACCACGACGACGACGCACACCCTCACCGTGGACGCCGCCAAGGCGGGCCAGCGGGTGGACCTGTTCGTGGGCGAGGCCCTGGGCCTGTCCCGCGCGCGCATGAAGCGCCTCTTCGAGGAAGGCCAGGTGCGCGTGGACGGCCGCCCCGCGAAGAAGGGGCTCACCATCACCGCCGGCCAGAAGATCTCCGTCACGGTGGAGGAGGCCGCGCGCGAGGCCGTGCCCGACACGGACTTCCCGCTCGTCGTCCTGCACGAGGACGACGCCCTGCTCTTCGTGGACAAGCCCGCGGGCCGTCCGTCACATCCCCTGCAGCCGGGGGAGACGGGCACGGTGGCCAACGCCCTGGTGGCGCGCTACCCGGAGGTCGCGCAGGCGTCCCAGGACCCTCGCGAGGGCGGCCTGTGCCACCGGCTGGACGTGGAGACGTCCGGGGTGGTCGCGGCGGCCCGCACGCGCGAGGCCTGGACCACCGTGCGCGAGGCCTTCAGCCACCGCGCGGTGGACAAGCGCTACGTCGCCCTGGTGACGGGCCCGCTGGCGGACGAGGGCGAGGTGGAGGTGCCGCTGCGCCACCACCCGCGCCACCCGGACCGCGTGGAGCCCGCCCCCTACGGCGCCGAGGACGCCCGCGAGGCGCTGTCCCACTTCCGGGTGCTGGCCCGCTCCGGCGACTACAGCCTGGTGGAGGTGAAGATCCTCACCGGCGTGCTGCACCAGGTGCGCGCGCACCTGGCCGGCGTGGGCGCGCCCATCGTGGGGGACGCGCTCTACGGGGGCCGCGAGGCGCCGGAGCTGGGGCGGTTCTTCCTGCACGCCCGCTCGCTCACCGTGCCGCACCCGGTGACGAAGGAGCCCGTGAAGGTGGAGAGCCCGCTGCCGCCGGACCTGGTGGCGGAGCTTTCGCGTCACGGGCTGTCGTGGCCGGTGGCCGGTTAGTCGCCCATCACCTTGACGATGACGCGCTTGCGGCGCTGGCCGTCGAACTCGGCGTAGAAGACCTGCTGCCAGGGGCCCAGGTCGAGCTTGCCGGCGGTGACGGGAACCAGCACCTGATGGTGGACGAGCATGGACTTCAGGTGCGCGTCGCCGTTGTCCTCGCCGGTGCGGTGGTGGCGGTAGTCGGGGCCGTGGGGCGCCAGGTGCTGGAGCCAGTCCCAGATGTCCTCGTGGAGGCCGGGCTCGTCATCGTTGACGAAGACGCCCGCGGTGATGTGCATGGCGGACACCAGCACCATGCCCTCCTGGATGCCGCTCTTCTTCACCAGGGCGGCCACGGTGTCCGTGAGGCGCACCAGCTCGCGCCGGGCCTTCGTCTCGAACCAGAGGTATTCGGTGAGGGTCTTCATGGCTCGCACTGTCAGAGGGGACCACTAGAGTGACTCACGCCATGCGAGCCATCCTCCACGTGGACATGGACGCCTTCTATGCGTCCGTCGAGCAGCGCGACAACCCGTCCCTCCGGGGCAAGCCGGTCATCGTTGGCGGGCATGCACAACGCGGGGTGGTGGTG
The sequence above is drawn from the Corallococcus sp. NCRR genome and encodes:
- a CDS encoding serine/threonine-protein kinase; this encodes MPPKAIGPYRVLETLGSGGAGTVYRALDRRSNDEVALKLLSTGGPSLDDRAARRLAREFETLADLAHPNVVKVFEAGVHAGQPYLAMELIEGLTLRHYLDVSFNDLHTPTPSSRFPLTLRRTADDDFGSVDSPDEEEDDDVDDGTFDLNAFAEEAPSEDLASFHGAGEDDSDSDGMPVVDPRRAAPRAPQPPALPATPKMADLNRPERMGKLKDAMLQVCEALAYIHGHGLVHRDLKPSNIMVDDDRQVRLMDFGLAKFLADDAGITADGKLVGTYRYMAPEQILGEPLDGRSDLYSLGVILYELMSGRPPFDAKTPHELWRQVLETEPPPLLALNLHGDPQLARVAHRLIRKEPDDRFQTAEEVYEALSE
- a CDS encoding secondary thiamine-phosphate synthase enzyme YjbQ → MKTLTEYLWFETKARRELVRLTDTVAALVKKSGIQEGMVLVSAMHITAGVFVNDDEPGLHEDIWDWLQHLAPHGPDYRHHRTGEDNGDAHLKSMLVHHQVLVPVTAGKLDLGPWQQVFYAEFDGQRRKRVIVKVMGD
- a CDS encoding MopE-related protein, producing the protein MRLALTLGIWMLGGCTVPVDDDVILRRFCSNAGRDFQDATFRLTDPAACDRGIALEVRSGNSSPGCVQVSLQDGDKRLLSSTQLLGPTQVTPTQSRGLRILLSEAQGTKFRLLAESFAGNACDGVATTKLLRFVEVPQGKVQSVQLDVSQSDEDGDGHPSIATGGADCDDANADIHPGAEELCDGVDNNCVDGEADAPGMRTWFLDEDGDGYGVAMMACVQPTGLLADQGGDCDDTDRFVHPGQSELRCDGRDDNCDGAKDEGLPILTWFRDADGDGYGDVTQAVSGCAAPAGHVAIATDCDDTNAAIRPGVAETKDLKDNNCNGAMDEWLYPGPRLSAGFQCNIALTTAGHAWLWGRGANTSNATPTRIPNLAGVAALEDGDLHSLALMQDGTVWAWGTSFEGQVGCGLQECQYVPAPVQGLENFTAIAAGARHSVALKRDGTVWAWGNNDWGQLGDGTMTRRYAPVQVNGMTGVIAIAARDYKSVALRSDGTVWNLFSLGSGPTPSQVPGLTGVIAISSGFNHDMGLKADGTVWIWDRFVGQVPQQVPTLTSVTAISGGGRHLLALKRDGTVWAWGDNNAGQLGDGTTTPHDTPVKVTGLTDVAAISAGGEHSVAVKQDGSIWGWGFNAAGLIDDSESDVLVPKQIASPGAWSLTSQ
- a CDS encoding serine/threonine protein kinase, producing the protein MQLGKYQLVRKLASGGMAEVFLAKAAGPRGFEKTLVLKRILPHLAEDEAFVEMFLGEAQLAARLDHPNVVQIFDFGEVDGSYFLAMEYIDGPTLRRLIKRSMELKQPLPLGVCAKMVAAAAEGLAFAHELADAETGAPLGLVHRDISPENVLVSRQGAVKVVDFGIAKVAGQSHRTATGVVKGKVAYMPPEQLQARPMDGRVDVYALGIVLYELLTGKRPFDATTDVSMMQAILFEPFVPAVQRRPDLPEAMQRILEKALAKDREQRYADCRAFQADLERFVLSLGEPVGAYQIARLVAQVMEGVEATPVAHTPAKGRVTAPLAPVVEAATTPMPHRAGTAWEPLASRSSMEAPAVTASGHDMPSSRFDAATDPATPSAGSLLRESGAPPPNVSKGAASEQPVLAGAVRSPRRKLVGVMVAVSVVGLAGGLALLGKGEEPSAPVSTPTLVARNDQAPTTPREPKVTPVVPATRVEPVAAETVDSGTPAVVAEVKPATETASEVRDAGVVAEVVPAPRTPVIAKPVVASTSTPPVRRALPKGRVEFRVRPFGMVSLDGKPLGQTPFAAVEATEGVHQVRVVNRELGKDVTRSFEVKAGQDNVFKLNLAAE
- a CDS encoding RluA family pseudouridine synthase, producing the protein MTTTTTHTLTVDAAKAGQRVDLFVGEALGLSRARMKRLFEEGQVRVDGRPAKKGLTITAGQKISVTVEEAAREAVPDTDFPLVVLHEDDALLFVDKPAGRPSHPLQPGETGTVANALVARYPEVAQASQDPREGGLCHRLDVETSGVVAAARTREAWTTVREAFSHRAVDKRYVALVTGPLADEGEVEVPLRHHPRHPDRVEPAPYGAEDAREALSHFRVLARSGDYSLVEVKILTGVLHQVRAHLAGVGAPIVGDALYGGREAPELGRFFLHARSLTVPHPVTKEPVKVESPLPPDLVAELSRHGLSWPVAG